ACTGAAGGAATTATTTTTAGCCTGCTGCTCCGCAAAGGTGAGAATGCTGTTGCCAATGCCTTGTCCCTGGTGGGATTTATCGACAGCCATTTGCCGCAATTGAAGCGTGGAATCGTTTACCTTACTGAGGATGCAGCAGCCGATAATACGCTCGATGCCCCTTTCGCGCGTGAAGCAACCGATGAGGGTATCGTGCATTTCCTGTTGCAGGTACTCTTCGGAGAAAGATAAGCCCAGCGGCTTGCGGAGTATCTCATCGCGCAGCGCCACCATGGCCTGGTAATCGGTGCTGCCATATTCTATGATGCGTAACGAAAACATATACTACTTAAAATAATCTGCGATCAATTTATTCACGGAGCGAACCGTTAACATCGGGTCGTTAATCTGTAGCGCATTCGGGTGCGTGTCCGTACAAACTACCCGGCTGATAAGGCCGCTTTGCCTGATCTTGTTAAAACCGTTTCCGGCGAAAATGCCATGCGTGGTGATGACCGCGATGTCTTTAGCACCGGCCTGCAGGTAAGCTTCTGCGGCGTGCAGTAAAGAACCGCCCGTCCGGATCATATCATCGTAAATGATCACCAGCATGTCCTTCACATTGGCGCTGATCGCGGTAATAGCGGTTTCTTCGCCAGACAATCGCTTCTTAAACACGAATGCCGGTTGTACATGCAAATCGTTTGCCAGCGATTCTACCCACTTTGCCCGGCCGGCATCGGTGCTGGCGAGAATGAAGGGCTGACCAGCGGCAATTTCCAGCGCAGATTCCTTTACCAGGTCTTTACCGTACAGGTGTACCGGGCGTATCTGGCTTTCGAAATAATAGGAAATACCATCGGCGTGCAGGTCGATCATAATCACTTTATTTCCGCGCGAAGTGGCCGGCAGCGAGGAGAAGAGGATGGCTCGGTTTTTGGCTTTCACGATTTCGCCATGCTTAACGGCGCGCTCCATAGTGGAGTAACCGAAGTAAGGGATCACGAGGTTGAGCGACAGGGCACCCAGCTGTACACAGCCATTGGCCAGGTCGAACAGTTCGAGGGTTTCGCAGTCGTCGATAGTGCCACCTACGATGATCACTTCCTTACCGCTAACGTCGCTGGTTATACGATGATAGTGTTCTCCGTCTGGGAAGTCGGTAATGTCCATTAGCCCGTTTTCCCAGCCGGTAACCGCCAGGATGTTTTGTTTCAGGTACTCGTACCGTTGGGTAGAAAAGATAATTTTTTGCGGCATATGTAAATGTATAAAACTCCCGCTAAACTGGCCACCGGAATAAACTTTTAACGTTTCATTTGGCAGCGGAAACCTAAATTTGAAAGATTGTATGAAGCATTTTCTGATCAGATATACGGCAGCACTATTCCTGATGTTGGCCCTGGGTATGCAGTACGCATCCGCACAGGTACGCATTTCGGGTATGATCGTAGATGCCGAATCGCAGGCGGGATTGCCGTCGGTGAGCGTTTGGGCCGTAAAGGGCAAATACGGTGCGATCAGTAATGAAACCGGCCGCTTTTTTATCCAGGCCATGCCCGGCGATACGCTGGAATTTACCATGGTGAGTTATATCAAACACGACTTCGTAGTACCTGGCATTTCGGGTACGTTCAATATCCCGTTAAAGCGACAGATATTTAATCTCGGCGGTGTGGCTGTAAGAGGTAAAAACCACCGGCAAGACTCCCTTTCCATGCGCGAAGAATATGGGAAGTACTTTGATTACAGGCGGCCTAATGCCATGGATGTGCTGAAAACATTACCTTCCAACCCGATCACTGCGTTGAGTTATATGATCCCCAACAAGGACCGCAAACGTAAAGAGGCTTTTGGTAAACAGCTGCAATATTGGGAGAAGGAAAAGTTCGTGGATTACCGTTATTCGCCCGAATTGGTAAACAGGATGACGAAGCTGGACGGGCCTGAGCTGGATACGTTCATGCAGCGTTACCGGCCGAGTTACCAGTTCCTGGAGAATGGTACGGAGTATGACCTGTTGCTGTTCATCAAAAGTTCCTTTGCTAAGTATCAGCAGGAAAAAGGAGCGGTGAGAAAAGAAGAATTGCCGGATAGTACGGCTTCCAAATAATAAAAACGTCCCGGCAGCACCGGGACGTTTTCTTTTTATCAGTTATCGTAACAAGTCGCCTCTTAAACGAAGCAGCTCTGTTTCAG
This genomic interval from Chitinophaga horti contains the following:
- a CDS encoding carboxypeptidase-like regulatory domain-containing protein, with amino-acid sequence MKHFLIRYTAALFLMLALGMQYASAQVRISGMIVDAESQAGLPSVSVWAVKGKYGAISNETGRFFIQAMPGDTLEFTMVSYIKHDFVVPGISGTFNIPLKRQIFNLGGVAVRGKNHRQDSLSMREEYGKYFDYRRPNAMDVLKTLPSNPITALSYMIPNKDRKRKEAFGKQLQYWEKEKFVDYRYSPELVNRMTKLDGPELDTFMQRYRPSYQFLENGTEYDLLLFIKSSFAKYQQEKGAVRKEELPDSTASK
- the prs gene encoding ribose-phosphate diphosphokinase yields the protein MPQKIIFSTQRYEYLKQNILAVTGWENGLMDITDFPDGEHYHRITSDVSGKEVIIVGGTIDDCETLELFDLANGCVQLGALSLNLVIPYFGYSTMERAVKHGEIVKAKNRAILFSSLPATSRGNKVIMIDLHADGISYYFESQIRPVHLYGKDLVKESALEIAAGQPFILASTDAGRAKWVESLANDLHVQPAFVFKKRLSGEETAITAISANVKDMLVIIYDDMIRTGGSLLHAAEAYLQAGAKDIAVITTHGIFAGNGFNKIRQSGLISRVVCTDTHPNALQINDPMLTVRSVNKLIADYFK
- a CDS encoding GNAT family N-acetyltransferase; the protein is MFSLRIIEYGSTDYQAMVALRDEILRKPLGLSFSEEYLQQEMHDTLIGCFTRERGIERIIGCCILSKVNDSTLQLRQMAVDKSHQGQGIGNSILTFAEQQAKNNSFSKLMMHARKEAVGFYERQGYTIDGDEFIEVDIPHYEMSRQL